The following is a genomic window from Candidatus Binataceae bacterium.
CTCAGTGGCCAACCGTCCGTTCAGCGCCGCGACCTCGTCGACCACCGCCAGCCCGGCGCGCACCGCGCGCTCGGCATCGTCCTCGTGCGCCTGCGGCCAGCCGAAGTACACCATCAGGCCATCGCCCAGATACTTGGCGACATGCCCGCCGAAGCGGGTGACCGCCGCGGCGGCGGTGCGCTGGTAGTGCGCGGCGATCTCGCGCCAGTCTTCGGCATCTAGCTGAGCCGCGATCTCGGTGGACCCGACCAGGTCCGAGAACAACACCGTCAGATGGCGGCGCTCGCCATCGTCCGAGGCCGCCGCCCCGCGTGCCTTCGCGGGGGTGGGTATTCTGGCGGTGGGTTGTGAAGGCGCGGGCGGCTGGGCAGGACCGTTACTGGCCACCAGCGCAGCACCGCAATCCCCGCAGAATCCCTTGCCCCCCGGATTGTCCGCACCGCAGCGCGCACAACGATGCGCCAATGCGGCGCCGCAATCGCCGCAGAAGCGATTTTCTTCGGAGTTCTCCGCACCGCAGTTCGAACAACGCATTGGTAGCGACGCACCCGCCTTGAGTATCGCGATTCACTGCACAAATTGAAATTGGGCCTTGGTCCAAGGCTGGCGAAGTCCGTTCAGATTGGGGCTTCGTAGCTACGGATTTGCCTCGACTGCAACGTGCCTGGCGAAGTCCACAGAGACGAGAGGGACCTTTCCCCTGACTCAGCTTTTTGGTGCTTCATCAATTTGGCACACGACACCACCAACGATCCCGAATGGTGCTCACCAATGCTAGATAGTCAAAACTGTCGCACCCGCGGCCGTCGAAGTGTACGAATCACCGACGAAGACTACACTGATAGAAATCGTAAGAGTCGTTTTCGGTGGTGCGCTATCCCAAGATGAGACACCATGCTGGCTAGCAATTCCGCGCTCATCGCTATAATCGTCATCTGGCGTGAGCGTCACTGACGCGCATGGAGGGACCAATGCGCTGTTCAATCAACCAGCAAAGGTATAGAGCGCTTTCCATAGCGCTTGCTGCCGCTTTACTGATTTCCACTTCCCCGCTGGCGGGGCTGGCTCGCGGTGAGGAGTCTGCATCTACTTCAAAGCCCGAGTCGCAGAGCACAGCTGCAACCACACCGGGGCCGGCGCCCGGTGAAGCTACGCCAGAGGAATTGGAGGAGCTGGTGTCACCCATCGCTCTCTATCCAGACCTGCTGGTGGCACGCATCCTGGTCGCGTCTACTTTCCCTACCCAGATAGTGGAAGCCCAGCGATGGCTTGAGCAGAATCCGAACCTCAAGGGCGATCAGTTCGCGGAGGCAGTAAACGCGCAGCCCTGGGACCCCAGCGTCAGATCACTGGCGCAGTTCCGTGACGTACTCAAAACGATGAATGACAGTCTGTCTTGGACCTCCGCATTGGGAGAGGCGTACTACAACCAGCCTGATGACGTCATGGACGCTATTCAGCGACTTCGCAATCGGGCGGTGAAGGCGGGAACGTTGAAGGACACCCCACAGCAGAAAGTCGAAACCAAGGCTGCGTCTCCGGAACCGGCGGAGGGCGGCGGCGCTCCGGAGGGCGGCGCCACACAGCAGCAAACTGTGGTCATTGAGCCTGCACAGCAGAACACGGTGTACGTTCCTCAATACAATCCTACGACGGCGTACGGGGCGCCGGTCGCGGCGCCTGTCGGGTACGCCGCGCCCGCCGGTTACACCGGCACCGAGATGCTTACAACCGGACTTCTTTCCTTCGGAGCCGGAATGGGGCTCATGGCCCTGATTAACGAAGGCGACGACGACTGGGGTTGCGGTTGGGACGGGGGAGGAGGAGGAAATACGGTCAATTACAACAAAAACGTTTACGCCAATCGCGGCAACAACTACCCAAGAAGCGCACAAGGACAGGCACGACAGGGTTCCCGACAGGCTCGGCGAGACACCCGCCAGACCGGGCGCAACCCTGGTGCGACCCCCTATGCAGGCGCGGGCCGTGGCGGAGGCGCTACGAGGCCCACGGCACGGCCCTACAATGCTGCCAGCGCCAGGCCGTATCGGTCGGGTGGCCCCGGTGGGGGCAAACCAACATTCCCCAAGGCCAGTACCCTGCCTGCAAACGCGGGTTTGGGCGGGGCGTCCGCCGCTGGGCGAGGCGCGGGGACCGGAGGGCGGGGCGCGGGGCAAGGGGCCCTTTCAAATCAGCGACAAAATCGCGCCCAGCAGCAGCGCGGCTATGGGGCAAACACCCCGAATCGAAGCACCCAGGGAGGCCGCAGTGGCGCCTTCGGCGGCTACGGATCTGGGGGACGTACGCAAGCGGCGGGGAATCGGGGACGATCAAGTCTTGGCGGACGAGGGGGTGGGGGGGGCGGTGGTCGACGAGGCGGTGGTGGTGGAGGAGGTGGGGGCAGGCGCGGTGGTGGCGGCGGTGGGGGTCGAGGCCGGCGCTAGGGAGGAGGTTGGTCACCGATCATGAAAATCCACAAACGCAAATCCTCTAATTTGGAATCGAGGGAAATGCCGATGCGATTGACTGTTGGAAAGCTCGGCACAAGGGTCGCTGAACTTGCGGTTCTGATGTTGGCGATTTTGTCCATCTCGTCACATCCACCGGCTTTTGCGGCGACAAGCCAATCGGAGCCCCGAGTATTCAGGTCACCGGGCTCCGCCGCGGCCGCCCTTGTCGAAGCTGCCAGGACAGATGATTTGAAGGAGATGACCACGATTCTTGGCTCCGACGCCAAGGAAATAATCTCTAGCGGAGATCCGGTCGCCGACAACAATGCGCGCGAGGAATTCACGCGGCGCTACGATCAAATGCATCGGCTCACGTACGACGACCAGGGACGGGTGATATTGTACATCGGCGCCGAGAACTGGCCGTTGCCTATTCCTATCGTAAAGCGCGGCGACGGGTGGGCCTTCGACTCAGCGGCGGGTGAAGAGGAGATGCTCTATCAACGCGTGGGTAAGAATGAATTGTTCACGATTGATGTTCTTGAAGAACTCGCCGATGCCCAACTGGAATACGCTGATCGAGAGCGTGATGCCTCGGGGGTAGCGCAGTACGCACAAACGATCTTCAGCTCCCCAGGCAAGAAGAACGGTTTGTATTGGGCCGCCAA
Proteins encoded in this region:
- a CDS encoding zinc-ribbon domain-containing protein, whose amino-acid sequence is MRCSNCGAENSEENRFCGDCGAALAHRCARCGADNPGGKGFCGDCGAALVASNGPAQPPAPSQPTARIPTPAKARGAAASDDGERRHLTVLFSDLVGSTEIAAQLDAEDWREIAAHYQRTAAAAVTRFGGHVAKYLGDGLMVYFGWPQAHEDDAERAVRAGLAVVDEVAALNGRLATE
- a CDS encoding DUF3300 domain-containing protein, encoding MRCSINQQRYRALSIALAAALLISTSPLAGLARGEESASTSKPESQSTAATTPGPAPGEATPEELEELVSPIALYPDLLVARILVASTFPTQIVEAQRWLEQNPNLKGDQFAEAVNAQPWDPSVRSLAQFRDVLKTMNDSLSWTSALGEAYYNQPDDVMDAIQRLRNRAVKAGTLKDTPQQKVETKAASPEPAEGGGAPEGGATQQQTVVIEPAQQNTVYVPQYNPTTAYGAPVAAPVGYAAPAGYTGTEMLTTGLLSFGAGMGLMALINEGDDDWGCGWDGGGGGNTVNYNKNVYANRGNNYPRSAQGQARQGSRQARRDTRQTGRNPGATPYAGAGRGGGATRPTARPYNAASARPYRSGGPGGGKPTFPKASTLPANAGLGGASAAGRGAGTGGRGAGQGALSNQRQNRAQQQRGYGANTPNRSTQGGRSGAFGGYGSGGRTQAAGNRGRSSLGGRGGGGGGGRRGGGGGGGGGRRGGGGGGGRGRR
- a CDS encoding DUF2950 domain-containing protein, producing the protein MLAILSISSHPPAFAATSQSEPRVFRSPGSAAAALVEAARTDDLKEMTTILGSDAKEIISSGDPVADNNAREEFTRRYDQMHRLTYDDQGRVILYIGAENWPLPIPIVKRGDGWAFDSAAGEEEMLYQRVGKNELFTIDVLEELADAQLEYADRERDASGVAQYAQTIFSSPGKKNGLYWAAKEGEPESPIGPLIADATAEGYQRDPSGRAAPFHGYYYKVLTGQGADAPGGASDYIVDGKMTRGFAFLAYPADYRASGVMTFMIDKAGVVVEKDLGPDTEKLAPAITTFNPDSSWFELQESED